In Herbinix luporum, a single window of DNA contains:
- the tgt gene encoding tRNA guanosine(34) transglycosylase Tgt — translation MYRLIEQDGRAKSAEFKTVHGTIQTPVFMNVGTLAAIKGAVSTIDLNNIGTQVQLSNTYHLHLRPGDQIVKKMGGLHKFMVWDKPILTDSGGFQVFSLAKLRKIQEEGVYFSSHIDGRKIFMGPEESMQIQSNLASTIAMAFDECPPHPAERSYMIDSVERTTRWLIRCIKEMDRLNSLEDTINKKQMLFGINQGGTYADIRIEHAKRISELNLAGYAIGGLAVGESHEEMYYILEETVPYLPLNKPVYLMGVGTPANILEAVDRGVDFFDCVYPSRNGRHGHAYTGFGKLNLMNAKYQLDDRPIEEGCACPACQHYSRAYIRHLLKAKEMLGMRLLVLHNLYFYNHMMEEIREAIRNKRYKEYKKQKLENFMGGED, via the coding sequence ATGTATAGACTAATCGAACAGGATGGACGTGCAAAAAGCGCTGAATTTAAAACAGTACATGGAACAATACAGACCCCTGTATTTATGAACGTGGGAACCCTAGCAGCTATTAAGGGAGCAGTATCAACTATTGATTTAAATAATATAGGTACCCAAGTACAGCTGTCCAATACTTATCACCTGCATCTAAGGCCCGGTGACCAGATAGTTAAGAAAATGGGCGGACTTCATAAGTTTATGGTATGGGATAAGCCTATTTTAACTGATTCCGGAGGGTTTCAGGTGTTTTCCCTTGCGAAACTTAGAAAGATACAGGAAGAAGGAGTTTACTTCAGTTCCCATATTGACGGAAGAAAGATATTTATGGGACCTGAGGAAAGCATGCAGATACAATCAAATCTTGCTTCTACCATAGCTATGGCCTTTGATGAATGTCCTCCTCACCCGGCTGAACGGTCATATATGATAGATTCTGTGGAGAGAACTACCAGATGGCTCATTCGTTGTATAAAAGAAATGGACAGACTAAACAGCCTAGAAGATACAATTAATAAGAAGCAAATGCTATTCGGTATAAATCAGGGAGGCACATATGCGGATATCCGTATTGAACATGCCAAGAGAATTTCTGAGCTTAACCTGGCCGGTTATGCCATAGGGGGACTGGCAGTAGGGGAAAGCCATGAGGAAATGTATTATATATTAGAAGAAACCGTACCATATCTGCCCCTTAATAAGCCCGTTTACTTAATGGGAGTAGGTACACCGGCTAATATATTGGAGGCAGTGGACAGAGGAGTGGATTTCTTTGACTGTGTTTATCCTTCCCGTAACGGAAGACATGGCCATGCTTATACCGGATTTGGGAAATTAAATTTAATGAATGCAAAATACCAGCTAGATGACAGGCCTATTGAAGAAGGTTGTGCTTGCCCTGCCTGCCAGCATTATAGTAGGGCATATATAAGACATTTACTTAAGGCCAAAGAGATGCTTGGCATGCGCCTATTAGTACTCCATAACCTGTATTTTTATAATCATATGATGGAGGAAATAAGAGAGGCTATCCGCAATAAAAGATATAAGGAGTATAAAAAACAAAAACTTGAGAATTTTATGGGGGGAGAAGATTGA
- the yajC gene encoding preprotein translocase subunit YajC — protein sequence MNNLIFLAQNAATDPNGTGSLVLPLLWMVVLGLLMYFMLIRPQKKQQKQMQAMLSTLEKGDSVLTSSGFYGVVIDIMDEVVIVEFGNNKNCRIPMKKSAIIELEKPNKEN from the coding sequence ATGAATAATTTGATTTTTTTGGCACAAAACGCTGCTACTGATCCCAACGGAACCGGTTCGCTTGTATTACCACTTTTATGGATGGTAGTGCTGGGGCTTTTAATGTATTTTATGCTTATACGTCCTCAGAAAAAGCAACAAAAGCAAATGCAGGCAATGCTGTCAACTTTAGAAAAAGGAGACAGTGTTCTAACTTCCAGCGGTTTTTACGGAGTAGTAATTGATATTATGGATGAAGTAGTTATTGTAGAATTCGGAAATAATAAGAATTGTAGAATACCTATGAAAAAGAGCGCCATAATAGAACTAGAGAAGCCAAATAAAGAAAACTAA